Proteins from a genomic interval of Streptomyces sp. Tu6071:
- a CDS encoding lytic murein transglycosylase: protein MAAQFGIRLRKGAAATAVTAAVMAALAGSQAPGAVKDLPGGTSHSAEAGDQLPPSDDHYYTDLPPIRPGDPQSSHDLPGARQPGDTADPADAQAGIPATVLAAYKKAETELARTRGECKLPWQLLAAIGHVESGHARGGKVDADGTTIGRILGPQLNGQGFALIQDTDQGRYDGDTTHDRAVGPMQFIPSTWAGSGRDGNGDGIEDPNNVYDAALAAGYYLCGDGRDLATSDGMRAAILSYNHSSEYLATVLTWYDFYRDGAHEVPDGTGPLPSRPHTPTAPSSPSTPPSTPPSVRPSPPGHSTSPTPPHGSTPPATKPPTSPGTPSTPPTTPPTTPPTTPKPPAERVTALTKTGPATLATLTGLDFDVRPAVRALDHEGKPVAGLKVTFGVVGDTDARFSGAKSVVVTTNAQGTATAPTLTAGKSAGKFTVRASLASGKPGPVDFAATVTEPAADTLKPVDDKATYEAKAGDAFEKSPDLRASLDGKTVAGVRTTVTVLDKDGKELAEDTGPYALDADDEKTRALTLVSDKDGVLHLPNLHAGDQPGTYVLRFTAGKATADVGLTVTDPKAEEPGEGGSASPEPGTGSESPAA from the coding sequence ATGGCGGCGCAATTCGGGATACGGCTGCGCAAGGGGGCCGCGGCGACGGCGGTCACGGCGGCGGTGATGGCGGCGCTCGCCGGCTCACAGGCGCCCGGCGCGGTCAAGGACCTGCCCGGCGGCACGAGCCACTCGGCCGAGGCGGGCGACCAGCTCCCGCCGAGCGACGACCACTACTACACCGACCTGCCCCCGATCCGCCCCGGCGACCCCCAGTCCTCGCACGACCTGCCGGGCGCGCGGCAGCCGGGCGACACGGCCGACCCCGCCGACGCGCAGGCCGGCATCCCCGCCACCGTGCTCGCCGCCTACAAGAAGGCCGAGACCGAACTCGCCCGCACGCGCGGCGAGTGCAAGCTTCCCTGGCAACTGCTCGCCGCGATCGGCCACGTCGAGTCCGGCCACGCGCGCGGCGGGAAGGTCGACGCGGACGGCACCACGATCGGCAGGATTCTCGGCCCCCAGCTCAACGGCCAGGGCTTCGCGCTCATCCAGGACACCGACCAGGGCCGCTACGACGGCGACACGACGCACGACCGCGCGGTCGGCCCCATGCAGTTCATCCCCTCCACCTGGGCCGGATCGGGGCGCGACGGCAACGGCGACGGCATCGAGGACCCGAACAACGTCTACGACGCCGCCCTCGCCGCCGGCTACTACCTGTGCGGAGACGGCCGCGACCTCGCCACGAGCGACGGCATGCGCGCCGCGATCCTCAGCTACAACCACTCCTCGGAGTACCTCGCGACGGTCCTGACCTGGTACGACTTCTACCGCGACGGAGCCCACGAAGTCCCCGACGGCACCGGGCCGCTGCCCAGCCGCCCCCACACCCCGACCGCGCCGAGCAGCCCTTCGACGCCGCCGTCGACCCCGCCCTCCGTACGCCCGAGCCCGCCCGGCCACTCCACCTCGCCCACGCCCCCGCACGGCTCGACGCCCCCCGCGACGAAGCCGCCCACGAGCCCCGGCACGCCGAGCACACCCCCCACGACGCCCCCGACCACCCCGCCCACCACGCCGAAGCCCCCCGCCGAGCGCGTCACCGCCCTCACGAAGACCGGGCCCGCGACGCTCGCGACGCTCACCGGGCTCGACTTCGACGTACGGCCCGCCGTGCGCGCGCTCGACCACGAGGGCAAGCCGGTGGCCGGGCTCAAGGTCACCTTCGGCGTCGTCGGCGACACCGACGCGCGCTTCTCCGGCGCGAAGAGCGTCGTCGTCACGACCAACGCGCAGGGCACGGCGACGGCCCCCACCCTCACCGCGGGCAAGAGCGCCGGCAAGTTCACCGTCCGCGCGAGCCTCGCCTCCGGCAAGCCCGGCCCCGTCGACTTCGCGGCCACGGTCACCGAACCCGCCGCCGACACCCTCAAGCCGGTGGACGACAAGGCCACGTACGAGGCGAAGGCCGGTGACGCCTTCGAGAAGAGCCCCGACCTCCGGGCGAGCCTCGACGGGAAGACCGTCGCGGGCGTCCGCACGACCGTCACGGTCCTCGACAAGGACGGCAAGGAACTCGCCGAGGACACCGGCCCGTACGCACTCGACGCCGACGACGAGAAGACCCGCGCCCTCACCCTCGTGAGCGACAAGGACGGCGTCCTCCACCTGCCCAACCTCCACGCGGGGGACCAGCCGGGCACCTACGTCCTGCGGTTCACCGCGGGCAAGGCCACGGCGGACGTCGGACTGACCGTGACGGACCCGAAGGCGGAGGAACCCGGCGAAGGGGGCTCCGCGAGCCCGGAGCCCGGCACGGGGAGCGAGAGCCCGGCCGCGTAG
- the rpsA gene encoding 30S ribosomal protein S1, with product MTSSTETTATTPQVAVNDIGNEEAFLAAIDETIKYFNDGDIVDGVIVKVDRDEVLLDIGYKTEGVIPSRELSIKHDVDPNEVVKVGDEIEALVLQKEDKEGRLILSKKRAQYERAWGTIEKIKEEDGIVTGTVIEVVKGGLILDIGLRGFLPASLVEMRRVRDLQPYVGKELEAKIIELDKNRNNVVLSRRAWLEQTQSEVRQTFLTTLQKGQVRSGVVSSIVNFGAFVDLGGVDGLVHVSELSWKHIDHPSEVVEVGQEVTVEVLDVDMDRERVSLSLKATQEDPWQQFARTHQIGQVVPGKVTKLVPFGAFVRVDEGIEGLVHISELAERHVEIPEQVVQVNDEIFVKVIDIDLERRRISLSLKQANEAFGADPASVEFDPTLYGMAASYDDQGNYIYPEGFDPETNDWLEGYEKQREEWEGQYAEAQTRFEQHQAQVIKSREADEQAAAEGTEAAPAAPGASGGSSSAGGSYSSDTGDNSGALASDEALAALREKLAGGQS from the coding sequence ATGACGAGCAGCACCGAGACCACCGCCACCACCCCGCAGGTAGCGGTCAACGACATCGGTAACGAGGAAGCCTTCCTCGCCGCGATCGACGAGACGATCAAGTACTTCAACGACGGCGACATCGTCGACGGCGTCATCGTGAAGGTCGACCGGGACGAGGTCCTGCTCGACATCGGTTACAAGACCGAAGGCGTCATCCCCTCCCGCGAGCTTTCGATCAAGCACGACGTCGACCCCAACGAGGTCGTCAAGGTCGGCGACGAGATCGAGGCCCTTGTTCTCCAGAAGGAGGACAAGGAGGGTCGGCTCATCCTGTCCAAGAAGCGTGCGCAGTACGAGCGCGCCTGGGGCACGATCGAGAAGATCAAGGAAGAGGACGGCATCGTCACCGGTACCGTCATCGAGGTCGTCAAGGGTGGTCTCATCCTCGACATCGGCCTCCGAGGCTTCCTCCCGGCCTCCCTGGTCGAGATGCGCCGCGTCCGCGACCTCCAGCCCTACGTGGGCAAGGAGCTCGAGGCGAAGATCATCGAGCTGGACAAGAACCGCAACAACGTGGTCCTGTCCCGCCGTGCCTGGCTGGAGCAGACCCAGTCCGAGGTGCGCCAGACCTTCCTCACGACCCTCCAGAAGGGTCAGGTCCGCTCCGGCGTCGTCTCCTCCATCGTCAACTTCGGTGCCTTCGTGGACCTGGGTGGCGTGGACGGCCTCGTGCACGTCTCCGAGCTGTCCTGGAAGCACATCGACCACCCCTCCGAGGTTGTCGAGGTCGGCCAGGAAGTCACCGTCGAGGTTCTCGACGTGGACATGGACCGCGAGCGTGTCTCCCTGTCGCTCAAGGCGACGCAGGAAGACCCGTGGCAGCAGTTCGCCCGGACGCACCAGATCGGTCAGGTCGTCCCCGGCAAGGTCACCAAGCTCGTTCCCTTCGGCGCGTTCGTCCGCGTCGACGAGGGCATCGAGGGCCTGGTCCACATCTCCGAGCTGGCCGAGCGCCACGTGGAGATCCCGGAGCAGGTCGTCCAGGTCAACGACGAGATCTTCGTCAAGGTCATCGACATCGACCTGGAGCGCCGCCGCATCAGCCTCTCGCTGAAGCAGGCCAACGAGGCCTTCGGCGCCGACCCGGCCTCGGTCGAGTTCGACCCGACCCTGTACGGCATGGCCGCGTCCTACGACGACCAGGGCAACTACATCTACCCCGAGGGCTTCGACCCCGAGACCAACGACTGGCTCGAGGGGTACGAGAAGCAGCGCGAGGAGTGGGAGGGCCAGTACGCCGAGGCCCAGACCCGCTTCGAGCAGCACCAGGCCCAGGTCATCAAGTCCCGCGAGGCCGACGAGCAGGCCGCTGCCGAGGGCACCGAGGCGGCTCCGGCCGCCCCGGGCGCCAGCGGTGGCAGCAGCAGCGCCGGTGGTTCGTACTCCTCGGACACCGGTGACAACTCGGGCGCCCTCGCCTCGGACGAGGCGCTCGCGGCCCTGCGCGAGAAGCTGGCCGGCGGCCAGAGCTGA
- a CDS encoding flavin monoamine oxidase family protein: MEEMQPGSTRRSFLRNVGVTGGAGVMFATMGALGLAPDAAAAARHEPDFTAPRTGDFTLRGKAAAKVVVIGGGIAGLASAYELGKAGYDCTVLEARERTGGRNFTVRGGDTTLDLNGHRQTARFSKGQYMNAGPGRIAQWMITLDYCRELGVPIEVFTNTNASAYLYNEQAGMKTPTRYRTAKADVYGYVSELLAKATDRGALDKELTADDRERLQSFLTSFGDLGADRAYTGSERRGYLTDPGAAGTPGEELGSPAAVSEVFASHVGRYFSFEFGYDQAMLMFQPVGGMDRIPAALTRAIGERRIRTGAAVTDLRNTAHGVTVTYTQGGRRHRVDADYCVAALPPNILAKTSHNLGPAVQSALEACKPSSAGKIGLEYRTRWWETEHRIYGGITETDMDLDHIWYPSHGYHDDRGLLIGYYNTGAHADSYAALTPEEREARAVAQGVKIHGESYREHLSSSFSHHWRQTPYLEASWHSLAGGPDAPAFAPLNEPAGHVYFAGDWLSYLDAWQHGAFSSARKVVGSLHRRVLNA, encoded by the coding sequence GTGGAAGAGATGCAGCCCGGCAGCACCCGCCGTTCCTTCCTGCGCAACGTCGGTGTCACCGGCGGCGCGGGCGTCATGTTCGCCACCATGGGCGCCCTCGGGCTCGCCCCCGACGCCGCCGCGGCGGCCCGCCACGAACCGGACTTCACCGCGCCGCGCACCGGAGACTTCACGCTGCGCGGCAAGGCGGCGGCGAAGGTCGTCGTCATCGGCGGCGGCATCGCCGGGCTCGCCTCCGCCTACGAACTCGGCAAGGCCGGCTACGACTGCACGGTCCTGGAGGCCCGCGAGCGCACCGGGGGCCGCAACTTCACCGTGCGCGGCGGGGACACCACCCTCGACCTCAACGGCCACCGGCAGACCGCCCGTTTCTCCAAGGGCCAGTACATGAACGCCGGTCCGGGGCGCATCGCGCAGTGGATGATCACTCTCGACTACTGTCGCGAACTCGGCGTCCCCATCGAGGTCTTCACCAACACCAACGCGAGCGCCTACCTCTACAACGAGCAGGCCGGGATGAAGACCCCGACCCGCTACCGCACCGCCAAGGCCGACGTCTACGGCTACGTCTCCGAACTCCTCGCCAAGGCCACCGACAGAGGCGCCCTCGACAAGGAACTCACCGCCGACGACCGCGAACGCCTCCAGAGCTTCCTCACGTCCTTCGGCGACCTCGGCGCCGACCGCGCGTACACGGGCAGCGAACGCCGCGGCTACCTCACCGACCCCGGCGCGGCCGGCACCCCCGGCGAGGAACTCGGCTCCCCGGCGGCCGTCTCCGAGGTCTTCGCCTCCCACGTCGGCCGCTACTTCTCCTTCGAGTTCGGCTACGACCAGGCCATGCTGATGTTCCAGCCCGTGGGCGGCATGGACCGGATACCCGCCGCGCTCACCCGCGCGATAGGCGAGCGGCGCATCCGCACCGGAGCCGCCGTCACCGACCTGAGGAACACCGCGCACGGCGTCACCGTCACGTACACGCAGGGCGGGCGCCGCCACCGCGTCGACGCCGACTACTGCGTCGCGGCGCTGCCGCCCAACATCCTCGCCAAGACCTCGCACAACCTCGGCCCGGCCGTGCAGAGCGCCCTGGAGGCGTGCAAGCCCTCCTCGGCGGGGAAGATCGGCCTGGAGTACCGCACCCGCTGGTGGGAGACCGAGCACCGCATCTACGGCGGCATCACCGAGACCGACATGGACCTCGACCACATCTGGTACCCCTCGCACGGATACCACGACGACCGGGGCCTCCTCATCGGCTACTACAACACCGGTGCCCACGCCGACTCCTACGCGGCGCTCACCCCCGAGGAGCGCGAGGCGCGCGCCGTCGCACAGGGCGTCAAGATCCACGGCGAGTCCTACCGCGAGCACCTCTCCTCCTCCTTCTCGCACCACTGGCGCCAGACGCCCTACCTCGAAGCGTCCTGGCACTCCCTGGCCGGCGGCCCCGACGCCCCGGCCTTCGCACCGCTCAACGAGCCCGCGGGGCACGTGTACTTCGCGGGCGACTGGCTCAGCTACCTCGACGCCTGGCAGCACGGCGCGTTCTCCTCGGCACGCAAGGTCGTCGGGAGCCTGCACCGGCGCGTGCTCAACGCCTGA
- the hrpB gene encoding ATP-dependent helicase HrpB, with translation MIRTAALDALPVRTALPALATALYGDGAGGTAVLTAPPGSGKTTLVPLALAGLLGDGAPERRVLVAEPRRIAVRAAARRMAWLLGEEVGEHVGFRVRGERRTGPRTRVEVVTTGVLLQRLQRDQELAGVDVVILDECHERHLDADTATAFLLDVRAALRPGLRLLAASATTDAEGWARLLGGAPVVGAEGVSFPVETVWAPPRRPFRPPLGLRVDPAQLQHVAAVVRQALAERSGDVLCFLPGVGELAKVAGLLAGEPDLEVLQVHGRAPAETQDAVLAGPSTRRRVVLATSVAESSLTVPGVRVVVDSGLAREPRVDHARGLAALTTVRASLAAAAQRAGRAGREAPGTAYRCWDRAEEHRMTAFPSPEIAVADLTSFALQAACWGDPDASSLALLDPPPAGALAAARSVLAALGATGADGRATARGERLARLGLHPRLGRALLDGAAEVGGRLAAEYVALLSEEPPRAYGDELALVLRRARQGGDGYGGRWRQEVRRLRGALRQAGADAGDALVAEDAAAGVVTALAHPERVARARGGGFLMVSGTGAEPERESRLREASWLAVAVADRPAGAASARVRLAAAIDERTARETAAPLFAEGQEVRWADGDVRAREVSRLGAVVLRERNLARPEPVLVRAALLEGLAETGLGLLEWTPGARGLRARMAFLRGVLGEPWADVSDAALLARAEEWLEPELSRARRRADLARVKVAEALRRLLPWASGQAGRLAELAPESVELPDGRRVRLAYPEGGSGEPPVLAARVQQLFGVRETPRVAGVPVRVHLLSPAGRPAAVTSDLESFWADGYRAVRADLRGRYPKHAWPERP, from the coding sequence GTGATCCGTACCGCCGCGCTCGACGCCCTGCCCGTCCGCACCGCGCTGCCCGCGCTCGCCACCGCGTTGTACGGGGACGGCGCGGGCGGTACGGCGGTGCTCACCGCGCCCCCGGGCAGTGGCAAGACGACGCTCGTGCCGCTCGCCCTCGCGGGGCTGCTCGGCGACGGGGCTCCCGAGCGGCGGGTGCTCGTCGCGGAGCCGCGCAGGATCGCGGTCCGGGCCGCCGCGCGGCGCATGGCGTGGCTGCTCGGCGAGGAGGTGGGCGAGCACGTCGGCTTCCGCGTGCGCGGCGAGCGGCGCACGGGGCCCCGTACCCGCGTCGAGGTCGTCACGACGGGCGTCCTGCTCCAGCGGCTCCAGCGCGACCAGGAACTCGCGGGCGTGGACGTCGTGATCCTCGACGAGTGCCACGAGCGGCACCTCGACGCGGACACGGCCACGGCTTTCCTCCTCGACGTACGGGCGGCGCTGCGCCCCGGGTTGCGGCTGCTCGCCGCTTCGGCGACGACGGACGCGGAGGGCTGGGCGCGGCTGCTCGGCGGGGCGCCCGTCGTGGGCGCCGAGGGGGTCTCGTTCCCCGTGGAGACCGTGTGGGCGCCGCCGCGGCGGCCCTTCCGGCCGCCGCTCGGGCTGCGCGTGGACCCGGCTCAGCTCCAGCACGTCGCCGCCGTCGTGCGGCAGGCGCTCGCCGAGCGGAGCGGCGACGTGCTGTGCTTCCTGCCGGGCGTCGGCGAGCTCGCGAAGGTCGCGGGGCTGCTCGCCGGGGAGCCGGATCTCGAGGTGCTCCAGGTGCACGGGCGTGCTCCGGCCGAGACGCAGGACGCGGTGCTCGCCGGGCCCAGCACGCGGCGCAGGGTCGTGCTCGCGACCTCCGTCGCCGAGTCCTCGCTGACCGTGCCGGGGGTGCGCGTCGTCGTGGACTCGGGGCTCGCGCGCGAGCCACGCGTCGACCACGCGCGCGGGCTCGCGGCGCTCACGACCGTACGGGCCTCGCTGGCCGCCGCCGCGCAGCGCGCGGGCCGTGCCGGGCGGGAGGCCCCGGGGACCGCCTACCGCTGCTGGGACCGGGCCGAGGAGCACCGCATGACGGCCTTCCCCTCGCCGGAGATCGCCGTCGCCGACCTGACGTCCTTCGCGCTCCAGGCGGCGTGCTGGGGCGACCCCGACGCGTCCTCGCTCGCGCTGCTCGACCCGCCTCCGGCCGGGGCGCTCGCCGCGGCGCGCTCGGTGCTCGCGGCGCTCGGGGCGACGGGCGCGGACGGGAGGGCGACGGCGCGCGGGGAGCGGCTCGCGCGGCTGGGCCTGCACCCGCGGCTGGGGCGCGCGCTGCTCGACGGCGCCGCCGAGGTCGGGGGGCGGCTCGCGGCGGAGTACGTGGCGTTGCTGAGCGAGGAGCCGCCGCGCGCGTACGGGGACGAGCTGGCGCTCGTGCTGCGGCGGGCCCGGCAGGGCGGTGACGGGTACGGGGGCCGGTGGCGGCAGGAAGTGCGGCGGCTGCGCGGGGCGTTGCGGCAGGCGGGGGCCGACGCGGGGGACGCCCTGGTGGCGGAGGACGCGGCGGCCGGGGTCGTGACGGCGCTCGCGCACCCGGAGCGGGTCGCGCGGGCGCGCGGCGGCGGCTTCCTCATGGTGTCGGGGACGGGCGCCGAGCCGGAGCGGGAGTCCCGGCTGCGCGAGGCGTCCTGGCTCGCCGTCGCGGTCGCCGACCGTCCGGCGGGCGCGGCCTCGGCGCGGGTACGGCTCGCGGCGGCGATCGACGAGCGGACGGCCCGGGAGACCGCCGCGCCCTTGTTCGCGGAGGGGCAGGAGGTGCGCTGGGCGGATGGGGACGTGCGGGCCCGTGAGGTGAGCCGTCTCGGCGCGGTCGTGCTGCGGGAGCGGAATCTCGCACGCCCCGAACCCGTCCTGGTACGGGCCGCGTTGCTCGAAGGGCTCGCGGAGACGGGGCTGGGGCTCCTGGAGTGGACGCCGGGGGCGCGGGGGCTGCGGGCGCGGATGGCGTTCCTGCGCGGGGTGCTGGGCGAGCCGTGGGCGGACGTGTCGGACGCGGCGCTCCTCGCGCGGGCGGAGGAGTGGCTGGAGCCGGAGCTGTCGCGGGCGCGGCGGCGCGCGGATCTGGCGCGGGTGAAGGTGGCGGAGGCGCTGCGGAGGTTGCTGCCCTGGGCCTCGGGGCAGGCGGGGCGGCTCGCGGAACTCGCGCCGGAGTCGGTGGAACTGCCGGACGGGCGGCGGGTGCGGCTGGCCTATCCGGAGGGCGGGAGCGGTGAGCCGCCGGTGCTCGCCGCGCGGGTGCAGCAGTTGTTCGGGGTGCGGGAGACGCCGCGCGTGGCGGGGGTGCCGGTGCGGGTGCACCTGCTGTCCCCGGCGGGGCGGCCCGCCGCGGTGACCTCGGATCTGGAGTCCTTCTGGGCGGACGGTTACCGGGCCGTGCGGGCGGACCTGCGCGGGCGGTACCCGAAGCACGCGTGGCCGGAGCGTCCCTGA
- the polA gene encoding DNA polymerase I, whose protein sequence is MAQTAAKKKSATAEQSPAKGGGGRPRLMLMDGHSLAYRAFFALPAENFTTSTGQPTNAIYGFASMLANTLRDEQPTHFAVAFDVSRKTWRAEEFTEYKANRAKTPDEFRGQVELIGELLDTMHADRFAVEGFEADDIIATLATQAEAAGFDVLIVTGDRDSFQLVSEHTTVLYPTKGVSELTRYTPEKVEERYGLTPAQYPDFAALRGDPSDNLPGIPGVGEKTAAKWITQFGSFAELVERAEEVKGKAGQNFRDHLEAVKLNRRLTEMVRDVPLDKAPEDLERAAYDRKQLAVLLDTLEIRNPSLRERLLAVDPGAEQEQEPVTEDVALDATLVPANGKLAPWLEEHGNAVLGVATVDTWKLGAGEVAEVALAAAGGAAAWFEPSSLDEDDERAFADWLGDPERPKVMHDAKGLMRVFGEHGMTVAGVAMDTALSAYLVKPGRRTFALDALSLEYLGRELVPAQESDGQLAFGADDETQARTLMVEARTILDLGTALGARLPEVGAEGLLTDIELPTSALLARMERAGIAADRAHLEEMERQFAGAVEQAVREAHAAVGHEFNLGSPKQLQEVLFGELNLPKTRKTKTGYTTDADSLAWLAGQTEHELPVLMLRHREQAKLRSTVEGLIKSIAPDGRIHTTFNQTVAATGRLSSTDPNLQNIPVRTDEGRAIRRGFVVGEGYEALMTADYSQIELRVMAHLSEDEGLIAAFTSGEDLHRTVAGYVFNVEPAAVDAEMRRKIKAMSYGLAYGLSAFGLSQQLGIEAGEARALMDTYFERFGGVRDYLHRVVEEARATGYTATMLGRRRYLPDLNSDNRQRREAAERMALNAPIQGTAADIVKIAMLGVDRALREAELTSRMLLQVHDEIVLELAPGEREPVEEILRREMAAAAQLRAPLTVSVGVGRDWEAAAH, encoded by the coding sequence GTGGCACAGACAGCAGCGAAGAAGAAGTCCGCGACCGCCGAGCAGAGCCCCGCCAAGGGGGGTGGCGGCCGTCCCAGGCTCATGCTCATGGACGGGCACTCCCTGGCGTACCGGGCGTTCTTCGCGCTGCCCGCGGAGAATTTCACGACGTCCACCGGGCAGCCGACGAACGCGATCTACGGATTCGCCTCGATGCTCGCGAACACGCTGCGCGACGAGCAGCCCACGCATTTCGCGGTCGCCTTCGACGTCTCGCGCAAGACGTGGCGGGCCGAGGAGTTCACCGAGTACAAGGCGAACAGGGCGAAGACCCCCGACGAGTTCCGCGGGCAGGTCGAGCTGATCGGCGAACTGCTCGACACGATGCACGCGGACCGCTTCGCCGTCGAGGGCTTCGAGGCGGACGACATCATCGCGACGCTGGCCACGCAGGCGGAGGCGGCCGGTTTCGACGTCCTCATCGTCACGGGCGACCGGGACTCCTTCCAGCTCGTCTCGGAGCACACGACCGTGCTCTACCCGACGAAGGGCGTCTCCGAGCTGACCCGCTACACCCCCGAGAAGGTCGAGGAGCGGTACGGGCTCACCCCCGCCCAGTACCCGGACTTCGCCGCGCTGCGCGGCGACCCCTCCGACAACCTGCCCGGCATCCCCGGCGTCGGCGAGAAGACGGCGGCGAAGTGGATCACGCAGTTCGGCTCCTTCGCGGAGCTCGTCGAGCGCGCCGAGGAGGTCAAGGGCAAGGCCGGGCAGAACTTCCGGGACCACCTGGAGGCCGTGAAGCTCAACCGGCGGCTCACCGAGATGGTCAGGGACGTCCCCCTCGACAAGGCCCCCGAGGACCTGGAGCGCGCCGCGTACGACCGCAAGCAGCTCGCCGTCCTCCTCGACACCCTGGAGATCCGCAACCCCTCGCTGCGCGAGCGGCTGCTCGCCGTCGACCCCGGCGCCGAGCAGGAGCAGGAGCCGGTCACGGAGGACGTCGCGCTGGACGCGACGCTCGTCCCGGCGAACGGGAAGCTCGCGCCCTGGCTGGAGGAGCACGGCAACGCGGTGCTCGGCGTGGCCACGGTCGACACGTGGAAGCTCGGCGCGGGCGAGGTCGCCGAGGTGGCGCTCGCCGCCGCAGGCGGGGCCGCCGCCTGGTTCGAGCCCTCCTCGCTCGACGAGGACGACGAGCGGGCCTTCGCCGACTGGCTCGGCGACCCGGAGCGCCCCAAGGTCATGCACGACGCGAAGGGCCTCATGCGCGTCTTCGGCGAGCACGGCATGACGGTCGCGGGCGTCGCGATGGACACGGCGCTCAGCGCGTACCTCGTCAAGCCGGGCCGCCGCACCTTCGCGCTCGACGCGCTGTCCCTCGAATACCTGGGCCGCGAGCTGGTCCCCGCGCAGGAGTCGGACGGGCAGCTCGCCTTCGGCGCCGACGACGAGACCCAGGCGCGCACCCTCATGGTCGAGGCCCGCACGATCCTCGACCTCGGCACGGCCCTCGGCGCGCGCCTGCCCGAGGTCGGCGCGGAAGGACTGCTCACCGACATCGAGCTGCCCACCTCGGCGCTCCTCGCCCGCATGGAGCGCGCCGGGATCGCCGCCGACCGCGCGCACCTGGAGGAGATGGAGCGGCAGTTCGCGGGCGCCGTCGAGCAGGCGGTGCGCGAGGCGCACGCCGCGGTCGGGCACGAGTTCAACCTCGGCTCGCCCAAGCAGCTCCAGGAAGTCCTCTTCGGCGAGCTGAACCTGCCGAAGACCCGCAAGACGAAGACCGGTTACACGACGGACGCCGACTCCCTCGCCTGGCTCGCGGGCCAGACGGAGCACGAGCTGCCGGTCCTCATGCTCCGCCACCGCGAGCAGGCGAAGCTGCGGAGCACGGTCGAGGGGCTCATCAAGTCCATCGCCCCCGACGGCCGTATCCACACGACGTTCAACCAGACCGTCGCCGCCACGGGCCGGCTCTCCTCGACGGACCCGAACCTCCAGAACATCCCCGTGCGCACCGACGAGGGCCGCGCGATCCGCCGCGGCTTCGTCGTCGGCGAGGGCTACGAGGCCCTCATGACCGCCGACTACAGCCAGATCGAACTGCGCGTCATGGCGCACCTCTCGGAGGACGAGGGGCTCATCGCCGCCTTCACCTCGGGCGAGGACCTGCACCGCACGGTCGCCGGGTACGTCTTCAACGTCGAACCGGCCGCCGTCGACGCCGAGATGCGGCGCAAGATCAAGGCCATGTCGTACGGGCTCGCCTACGGCCTCTCCGCCTTCGGCCTCTCGCAGCAGCTCGGCATCGAGGCCGGCGAGGCACGCGCCCTCATGGACACGTACTTCGAGCGCTTCGGCGGCGTACGCGACTACCTGCACCGCGTCGTCGAGGAGGCGCGCGCCACCGGCTACACGGCGACGATGCTCGGCCGCCGCCGCTACCTGCCCGACCTCAACAGCGACAACAGGCAGCGCCGCGAGGCCGCCGAGCGCATGGCGCTCAACGCGCCGATCCAGGGCACGGCCGCCGACATCGTGAAGATCGCGATGCTCGGCGTGGACCGCGCGCTGCGCGAGGCGGAGCTGACCTCGCGGATGCTGCTCCAGGTCCACGACGAAATCGTCCTCGAACTCGCCCCGGGCGAACGCGAGCCGGTCGAGGAGATCCTGCGCCGCGAGATGGCCGCGGCGGCCCAACTGCGCGCCCCGCTCACGGTCTCGGTCGGCGTCGGCCGGGACTGGGAGGCGGCGGCGCACTGA
- a CDS encoding class I SAM-dependent methyltransferase, whose protein sequence is MEHIIQAPQTPFDPAGETAEDETVTATRRAASVTESSRANRGWWNGNADEYQAEHGTFLGDDRFVWGPEGLDEVEAQLLGPAEELAGKDVLEIGAGAAQCSRWLAAQGARPVALDLAHRQLQHALRIAEEHSARFPLVEADASALPFAGSSFDLVCSAYGALPFVADPVRVLREVRRVLRPGGRFVFSVTHPMRWAFPDEPGPEGLSVSGSYFDRTPYVEEDEEGEAVYVEHHRTVGDRVRDVVRAGLRLVDLVEPEWPEWNTQEWGGWSPLRGHLIPGTAIFVCEKDA, encoded by the coding sequence ATGGAGCACATCATCCAAGCCCCCCAGACCCCCTTCGACCCGGCAGGCGAGACCGCCGAGGACGAGACCGTCACCGCCACGCGGCGTGCCGCGAGCGTCACCGAGAGCAGCCGCGCCAACCGCGGCTGGTGGAACGGCAACGCGGACGAGTACCAGGCCGAGCACGGCACCTTCCTCGGCGACGACCGTTTCGTCTGGGGCCCCGAGGGGCTCGACGAGGTGGAGGCGCAGCTCCTCGGCCCTGCGGAGGAGCTGGCGGGCAAGGACGTCCTGGAGATCGGCGCGGGCGCGGCGCAGTGCTCGCGGTGGCTCGCCGCGCAGGGCGCGCGCCCCGTCGCGCTGGACCTGGCGCACCGCCAGCTCCAGCACGCGCTGCGCATCGCCGAGGAGCACTCCGCGCGCTTCCCGCTCGTCGAGGCGGACGCGAGCGCGCTGCCCTTCGCCGGCTCCTCCTTCGACCTGGTCTGTTCCGCGTACGGGGCGCTCCCGTTCGTCGCCGACCCGGTGCGGGTGCTGCGCGAGGTGCGGCGCGTGCTGCGGCCCGGCGGGCGCTTCGTGTTCTCGGTGACCCACCCGATGCGCTGGGCCTTCCCCGACGAGCCCGGCCCCGAGGGGCTGAGCGTCTCGGGCTCGTACTTCGACCGCACTCCCTATGTGGAGGAGGACGAGGAGGGCGAGGCGGTGTACGTCGAGCACCACCGCACGGTCGGGGACCGCGTCCGCGACGTCGTGCGCGCGGGGCTGCGGCTCGTGGACCTCGTCGAGCCGGAGTGGCCGGAGTGGAACACGCAGGAGTGGGGCGGCTGGTCGCCGCTGCGCGGGCATCTCATCCCGGGCACGGCGATCTTCGTGTGCGAGAAGGACGCCTGA